In a single window of the Streptomyces sp. CGMCC 4.7035 genome:
- a CDS encoding GntR family transcriptional regulator, giving the protein MAEQPAGLADDRALLGRTSTAERVADILRSRIAEGYFPPGSRLSEDSIGGALGVSRNTLREAFRLLTHERLLVHELNRGVFVRVLTVEDVEDIHRTRSLVECAVVRGLGEPPYALDGLAGAVEEGQRAAREGDWKGVSTANIQFHRELVALAGSERMDELMRSVFAELRLAFHVVADPRRLHEPYLARNQQILETLQAGDRDRAEHQLAAYLDDSRAGLVEAYGRRMADEGQRGSAP; this is encoded by the coding sequence ATGGCAGAGCAGCCGGCAGGACTGGCCGACGATCGGGCCCTGCTGGGGCGCACCAGCACCGCCGAGCGGGTGGCGGACATCCTCAGGAGCCGTATCGCCGAGGGCTACTTCCCGCCCGGCTCCCGGCTCTCGGAGGACAGCATCGGCGGCGCGCTCGGTGTGTCCCGCAACACGCTGCGCGAGGCGTTCCGGCTGCTCACGCACGAGAGGCTGCTCGTCCACGAGTTGAACCGCGGCGTCTTCGTGCGCGTGCTGACCGTCGAGGACGTCGAGGACATCCACCGCACCCGCAGCCTCGTCGAGTGCGCCGTCGTACGAGGTCTCGGCGAGCCGCCGTACGCCCTCGACGGCCTCGCCGGGGCCGTCGAGGAGGGGCAGAGGGCGGCGCGCGAAGGTGACTGGAAAGGTGTGTCGACGGCCAACATCCAGTTCCATCGGGAACTGGTGGCGCTCGCGGGCAGCGAACGCATGGACGAGCTGATGCGCAGCGTCTTCGCCGAACTGCGCCTGGCCTTCCACGTGGTGGCGGACCCGCGCCGCCTGCACGAGCCGTACCTCGCACGCAACCAGCAGATCCTCGAAACACTCCAGGCGGGCGACCGCGACCGCGCCGAGCACCAGCTCGCGGCCTACCTCGACGACTCGCGGGCGGGTCTGGTCGAGGCGTACGGACGCCGGATGGCCGATGAGGGCCAGAGGGGGAGCGCCCCGTAA
- a CDS encoding coiled-coil domain-containing protein, with the protein MYELSRVRLYSIGPAGARYADTVLDLRGVGDPVPDPAPIQAEFFEEEPAGPPRRPAPAGVLFLENGGGKSVLLKLIFSVMLPGHRNTLGGASSGVLRKFLLADDCGHVALEWQHTLTGECVVVGKVSEWRGRQVSNDPRKFAEAWYSFRPGPGLSLDNLPVAESTAVRPPVEGASGAQGRRRTMKGFRDALTEAGKAYPHLEVHWEEIHDRWNEHLTDLGLDPELFRYQREMNADEGEAAGLFAVKKDSDFTDLLLRAVTDTRDTDGLADLVSGFGNKLGRRSELIAERDFTAGSVDLLGRIVDAAEARARARDVHAGAERRTRTLARRLSARGVRERVRAADLAQRVTAAAYTVTHAEGARERTALVAAELAYRHASLALAGAEKAAAAQKRELADARQLYSAWQAAEAVLRHRAAADRSARVAAAIREAERDAAPALAARAKAAVDLVRALHAAAESAETLANEEEERSAALQEVGESAYRDSTAAATEAQRARSEAGHLRQRLSEVEQETAEAVRAGWLDDTAPDADPARAALAASDAEKTAVAAWDTAREASRRASEHAREAASAESRAELTAARAADAATAAERAYEGERRTAEALAAEERLAELLSLSGSGARTRVPGPRRDEDTSATDAPTTGEGTLTPEELDGFADELRELLDDTVSSAERQLFELRTAAADDARILGALGDGGLLPPGPDVLATVEFLGEHGIPALPGWRYLAQAVDPADHARVLAARPELVDGVIITDPDSHARAREALSDAALLPRSAVAVGTAAALLAPTPALDEGDSGVFLVPPNPAMHDEYAADEERQALRARATERDEEIRALAARLGKDRELAARLASWRTGCPAGRLTELAAAAQDARAFAEEAEAELAEARTVRAETDEAAAEAAQVRDERQEAAQKARRAADALAGLAFRLRERAGWQVKLRELADEAVESEARAQSCLERARAADEDRRAAQRAADDARRTARALRAERAEIAGAPDDVPEDDENGPKASLPALREAYRAASQVYEKVGVGADLRAEQARAESDESAALAELDRLSNKVRTRAEQLLQSPDGSDGPSRQAAAVRAEELVQLLETRMSTASEQLGRLRGEAERHAPENGEAHTELPEELVPRDTEHAQALLRTATGELASRTEALSQAREAHAELLDAHRAAEDAAGGFDEIAAMLRDLLREHTTDEEQEAPEPYPGTLEEARQAAAEARRSLRGCAGDLSAAEAAVREASDVLVRHANSTRYEHVRTPARQQIRELPASALPEHAQRWAEAFAPRLRVLTDELAQLERNRDSIVDRLRGLVESALATLRSAQRLSRLPEGLGEWSGQEFLRIRFEEPDQATLVERLGEVIDEATRAAVRKNSDLRRDGMSLLLRGVSAALQPKGIAVEILKPDAVLRAERVPVGQMGDVFSGGQLLTAAIALYCTMAALRSNDRGRDKHRHAGTLFLDNPIGRANATYLLELQRAVSDALGVQLLYTTGLFDTTALAEFPLVIRLRNDADLRAGLKYIRVEEHLRPGLPQQPQGGEAVHSEITATRMFKRPA; encoded by the coding sequence ATGTACGAGCTGTCCCGGGTCCGCCTCTACTCCATCGGCCCGGCCGGTGCGCGCTACGCCGACACCGTGCTGGACCTGCGGGGTGTGGGTGATCCGGTACCCGACCCCGCGCCCATCCAGGCGGAGTTCTTCGAGGAGGAGCCGGCCGGACCGCCCCGCCGGCCCGCACCCGCGGGCGTGCTCTTCCTGGAGAACGGCGGCGGCAAGTCCGTCCTGCTCAAGTTGATCTTCTCGGTGATGCTGCCGGGCCACCGCAACACACTCGGCGGCGCCAGCTCCGGTGTGCTGCGCAAGTTCCTGCTCGCCGACGACTGCGGACATGTCGCCCTGGAGTGGCAGCACACGCTGACCGGCGAGTGCGTCGTGGTCGGCAAGGTGAGCGAGTGGCGCGGGCGGCAGGTGTCCAACGACCCGCGGAAGTTCGCGGAGGCCTGGTACTCCTTCCGGCCGGGCCCCGGCCTCAGCCTCGACAATCTGCCGGTGGCCGAGTCCACCGCCGTACGGCCGCCCGTCGAGGGCGCCTCCGGGGCGCAGGGGCGGCGCCGCACGATGAAGGGCTTCCGGGACGCCCTCACGGAGGCGGGCAAGGCGTACCCGCACCTCGAAGTGCACTGGGAGGAGATCCACGACCGCTGGAACGAGCATCTGACGGACCTGGGCCTTGACCCGGAACTCTTCCGCTACCAGCGGGAGATGAACGCCGACGAGGGCGAGGCCGCCGGTCTCTTCGCGGTCAAGAAGGACTCCGACTTCACGGACCTGCTGCTGCGCGCCGTCACCGACACCCGGGACACCGACGGACTCGCCGACCTGGTCAGCGGTTTCGGCAACAAGCTGGGGCGACGTTCCGAGCTGATCGCCGAACGCGATTTCACCGCCGGGTCGGTGGACCTGCTCGGGCGCATCGTCGACGCCGCCGAGGCGCGGGCGCGGGCGCGGGACGTCCACGCGGGCGCCGAGCGGCGGACGCGCACGCTGGCCCGGCGACTGTCCGCGCGCGGAGTGCGGGAGCGGGTACGCGCCGCCGACCTGGCCCAGCGGGTGACCGCCGCCGCGTACACGGTCACGCATGCCGAAGGTGCCAGGGAGCGCACTGCGCTGGTCGCGGCCGAACTCGCCTACCGGCACGCCTCGCTGGCGCTGGCCGGCGCCGAGAAGGCCGCCGCGGCGCAGAAGCGCGAGCTGGCCGACGCGCGCCAGCTGTACTCCGCGTGGCAGGCCGCCGAGGCCGTGCTGCGGCACCGCGCCGCCGCCGACCGCTCCGCGCGCGTGGCCGCCGCGATCCGTGAGGCCGAGCGGGACGCCGCGCCGGCGCTCGCGGCCCGCGCCAAGGCCGCCGTCGATCTCGTACGGGCGCTGCACGCGGCCGCCGAGAGCGCCGAGACCCTCGCCAACGAGGAGGAGGAGCGGTCCGCCGCGCTCCAGGAGGTCGGTGAGTCCGCGTACCGGGACTCGACCGCCGCCGCCACCGAGGCGCAGCGCGCCCGCAGCGAGGCCGGACACCTGCGCCAGCGCCTCAGCGAGGTCGAGCAGGAGACCGCCGAGGCCGTGCGCGCGGGCTGGCTGGACGACACCGCACCCGACGCGGACCCGGCGCGGGCCGCGCTCGCCGCCAGCGACGCCGAGAAAACGGCCGTCGCGGCCTGGGACACCGCACGCGAGGCCTCCCGCCGGGCGTCCGAGCACGCGCGTGAGGCGGCCTCCGCCGAGTCCCGCGCGGAACTGACGGCGGCCCGCGCGGCGGACGCTGCCACGGCCGCCGAGCGGGCGTACGAGGGCGAGCGCCGGACGGCGGAGGCGCTGGCGGCCGAGGAGCGGCTGGCGGAACTGCTGAGTCTGTCGGGAAGCGGCGCCCGTACCCGGGTGCCGGGACCCCGGCGTGACGAGGACACGAGCGCGACCGACGCTCCGACAACGGGAGAGGGCACCCTCACCCCCGAGGAACTGGACGGCTTCGCCGACGAACTGCGCGAGCTGCTCGACGACACGGTCTCCTCCGCCGAGCGGCAGCTCTTCGAGCTGCGGACCGCGGCGGCCGACGACGCCCGCATCCTCGGCGCGCTCGGTGACGGCGGACTGCTTCCGCCGGGCCCGGACGTGCTGGCGACCGTCGAGTTCCTCGGCGAGCACGGCATCCCCGCCCTGCCCGGCTGGCGCTATCTCGCCCAGGCCGTCGACCCCGCCGACCACGCGCGCGTGCTGGCCGCCCGCCCCGAACTGGTCGACGGCGTGATCATCACGGATCCGGACTCGCACGCCCGGGCCCGCGAGGCGCTGAGCGACGCCGCGTTGCTGCCTCGTTCAGCCGTCGCCGTCGGCACGGCCGCCGCGCTGCTCGCCCCGACCCCGGCTCTCGACGAGGGCGACAGCGGCGTGTTCCTCGTACCGCCGAACCCCGCCATGCACGACGAGTACGCCGCCGACGAGGAGCGCCAGGCGCTGCGCGCGCGGGCCACCGAGCGGGACGAGGAGATCCGGGCGCTGGCGGCCCGGCTCGGCAAGGACCGTGAGCTGGCGGCCCGGCTGGCGTCCTGGCGCACCGGCTGTCCTGCCGGACGGCTCACCGAACTCGCCGCGGCCGCCCAGGACGCGCGCGCGTTCGCCGAGGAGGCCGAGGCCGAGCTGGCCGAGGCGCGCACCGTCCGGGCCGAGACCGACGAGGCCGCCGCCGAGGCCGCACAGGTGCGTGACGAGCGGCAGGAGGCCGCGCAGAAGGCCCGGCGCGCCGCCGACGCGCTCGCCGGACTCGCCTTCCGACTGCGCGAACGCGCCGGATGGCAGGTCAAGCTGCGTGAACTCGCCGACGAGGCGGTCGAGTCGGAGGCCCGCGCCCAGTCCTGTCTGGAGCGCGCCCGAGCCGCCGACGAGGACCGGCGGGCCGCCCAGCGCGCCGCCGACGACGCCCGCCGCACGGCGCGTGCGCTGCGCGCCGAGCGCGCGGAGATCGCGGGTGCCCCCGACGACGTACCGGAGGACGACGAGAACGGGCCGAAGGCGTCCCTCCCCGCTCTCCGCGAGGCCTATCGGGCGGCCTCCCAGGTGTACGAGAAGGTCGGCGTCGGTGCCGACCTGCGGGCCGAGCAGGCACGGGCCGAGAGTGACGAATCCGCGGCACTCGCCGAACTGGACCGGCTCAGCAACAAGGTGCGCACGCGCGCCGAGCAGCTCCTTCAGTCCCCGGACGGCTCCGACGGCCCCTCCCGGCAGGCCGCCGCCGTACGCGCCGAGGAGCTGGTGCAGCTCCTGGAGACGCGCATGTCCACGGCGAGCGAGCAGCTCGGCCGGCTTCGCGGCGAGGCCGAGCGGCACGCGCCGGAGAACGGCGAGGCCCACACCGAGCTGCCCGAGGAGCTGGTCCCCCGGGACACCGAGCACGCCCAGGCCCTGCTGCGCACGGCCACCGGCGAACTTGCCTCCCGCACCGAGGCATTGAGCCAGGCCCGCGAGGCCCACGCCGAACTCCTCGACGCCCATCGGGCGGCCGAGGACGCCGCCGGCGGCTTCGACGAGATCGCCGCGATGCTTCGTGACCTGCTGCGCGAGCACACCACGGACGAGGAGCAGGAAGCGCCCGAGCCCTACCCCGGCACGCTGGAAGAGGCCCGGCAGGCCGCCGCCGAGGCCCGCCGCTCGCTGCGCGGCTGCGCCGGCGATCTGTCCGCCGCCGAGGCCGCCGTGCGTGAGGCGAGCGATGTCCTCGTACGGCACGCCAACTCCACCCGGTACGAGCACGTCCGCACCCCCGCCCGGCAGCAGATCCGCGAACTGCCCGCGTCCGCGCTGCCGGAGCACGCCCAGCGGTGGGCGGAGGCCTTCGCACCCCGGCTGCGCGTGCTGACCGACGAGTTGGCGCAGCTGGAGCGCAACCGGGACTCGATCGTGGACCGGCTGCGGGGACTGGTCGAGTCGGCCCTGGCCACGCTGCGGTCGGCACAGCGGCTCTCCCGGCTCCCCGAGGGGCTGGGCGAATGGTCCGGGCAGGAGTTCCTGCGGATCCGGTTCGAGGAGCCAGACCAGGCCACGCTCGTCGAACGGCTCGGCGAGGTCATCGACGAGGCGACCCGCGCGGCCGTCAGGAAGAACTCCGACCTGCGCCGCGACGGCATGTCCCTGCTCCTGAGGGGAGTCAGCGCGGCGCTCCAGCCAAAGGGCATCGCCGTCGAGATCCTGAAGCCCGACGCCGTGCTGCGCGCTGAGCGCGTGCCGGTCGGGCAGATGGGCGACGTCTTCTCGGGCGGGCAGCTGCTCACCGCCGCCATCGCGCTGTACTGCACGATGGCCGCGCTGCGCTCCAACGACCGAGGCCGCGACAAGCACCGCCACGCGGGCACGCTGTTCCTGGACAACCCCATCGGGCGCGCCAACGCGACGTACCTGCTGGAGCTCCAGCGGGCCGTCTCGGACGCGCTGGGCGTCCAGCTCCTCTACACCACCGGCCTGTTCGACACGACCGCGCTCGCCGAGTTCCCGCTGGTCATCCGGCTGCGCAACGACGCCGACCTGCGGGCCGGACTGAAGTACATCCGCGTGGAGGAACACCTCCGGCCCGGACTGCCGCAGCAGCCCCAGGGCGGAGAAGCAGTGCACAGCGAGATCACGGCGACACGGATGTTCAAACGGCCCGCGTAG